A genomic region of Candidatus Neomarinimicrobiota bacterium contains the following coding sequences:
- the infB gene encoding translation initiation factor IF-2, with amino-acid sequence MAKKRRVYEVAKELNISHKEIMDYLESIGVECQSHMSPIDDDTYFKILKRFAKEKSLVEELEKERERKEAEIKRKIEEELRKQAEREREQIEKEVFEMALPIFNNAIIDVYAVGENVTKALVSEVIEEQERFEVIPEKEKGEIEEEFKEILKSKFKRVKEREELEQEGSEIINIDLDKEKIRLRKEKQKKKEKKTIRRIITREELEEKLGLHGKDFEEETRIKGGRKRKREEIDEKKVEDLIRRTKAKMVSKSTKKKYRKQTEEGEIVEEKEKIKVMEFTTVENLANLMDVEPSDVIQKCIEMGLFVTINQRLDFETISLIADEFGYEVEQATEYDEEIFKIEDTEEDKKKATPRPPVVVVMGHVDHGKTSLLDYIRRSNVVAGEAGGITQHIGAYEVEIDNNKKITFIDTPGHEAFTEMRARGAQVTDIVVLVVAADDGVMPQTIEAINHAKAANVPIVVAINKIDKPNADPERVKRELSEHGVLVEDWGGNVQCAEISAKTGKGIDELLEKILLEAELLDLKANANTLARGTVIEAKLDRRHGPVATILIRKGTLRIGEPFVCGATSGKVRLLLDERGNRKTDAKPSDPVQVVGFDSLPQAADIFAVVNDEKEARRIAFERQRVLREQQLRKATELTLDKLSQKIAEGEVKQLPVIVKADVDGSLEAVCQSLQDLGNEEVSVNIIHRAVGQVSDNDILLAKASQAIIITFNLSPTARIRDLAKRENVEIRSYNVIYEMIDDVKAALGGMLKPEKVEESLGVVEVRQIFKVPKVGLVAGCYVTSGKVVRNAHARIKRNGEVIFDGFIESLKRFKDDVREVHEGFECGISLAGFDDYKEGDEIEVYDVKSVKRTLE; translated from the coding sequence ATGGCAAAAAAGAGAAGAGTATACGAGGTAGCAAAGGAATTAAACATATCTCATAAAGAGATAATGGATTATCTTGAGTCTATAGGGGTAGAATGCCAGTCTCATATGTCTCCCATAGATGATGATACGTATTTTAAAATTTTGAAGAGGTTTGCTAAGGAGAAGTCACTGGTTGAGGAGTTAGAAAAAGAACGGGAACGTAAAGAGGCAGAAATAAAACGAAAAATTGAGGAGGAGCTCAGGAAACAGGCTGAGAGGGAGAGAGAACAGATTGAAAAAGAAGTTTTTGAGATGGCATTACCAATATTTAACAATGCTATAATTGATGTTTATGCAGTAGGAGAAAACGTAACAAAAGCTCTTGTATCCGAGGTAATAGAGGAACAGGAACGTTTTGAAGTTATCCCAGAGAAAGAGAAGGGAGAAATTGAGGAAGAATTTAAGGAGATTTTGAAATCAAAATTTAAGAGGGTGAAAGAAAGAGAGGAACTTGAACAAGAAGGAAGTGAAATTATAAATATAGATTTAGATAAAGAAAAGATCAGATTAAGGAAAGAAAAACAAAAGAAGAAAGAAAAAAAGACAATCAGAAGGATAATTACGCGCGAAGAGTTAGAAGAAAAGCTGGGGCTTCACGGGAAGGATTTTGAAGAGGAAACACGAATAAAGGGTGGTCGAAAAAGAAAACGTGAAGAGATAGATGAAAAGAAGGTTGAGGATCTGATCCGACGTACAAAAGCTAAAATGGTTTCAAAGAGTACAAAGAAGAAATACAGGAAGCAGACAGAAGAGGGTGAAATAGTAGAAGAGAAAGAGAAAATTAAAGTAATGGAGTTTACTACTGTGGAGAATCTTGCGAATCTTATGGATGTTGAGCCCAGTGATGTCATTCAGAAATGTATAGAAATGGGATTATTTGTAACTATTAATCAACGACTTGATTTTGAAACTATATCCCTAATAGCGGATGAATTTGGATATGAAGTTGAACAGGCTACAGAATACGACGAGGAAATTTTTAAAATTGAGGATACTGAAGAAGATAAGAAGAAAGCAACTCCAAGACCACCTGTAGTTGTTGTAATGGGTCATGTTGATCATGGTAAAACCTCATTACTTGATTACATTAGGCGTTCAAATGTTGTAGCTGGAGAAGCGGGTGGTATTACACAACACATAGGTGCATACGAGGTAGAAATTGATAATAACAAAAAAATAACTTTCATAGATACGCCGGGTCATGAGGCATTTACAGAAATGAGGGCAAGAGGGGCCCAGGTAACTGATATAGTTGTCCTTGTGGTTGCCGCCGATGATGGAGTAATGCCTCAGACAATTGAAGCTATAAACCATGCTAAGGCAGCAAATGTACCGATAGTTGTTGCTATAAATAAGATTGATAAGCCTAATGCCGATCCAGAGAGAGTAAAGAGGGAATTGTCAGAGCACGGGGTACTTGTTGAGGATTGGGGTGGTAATGTGCAGTGTGCTGAAATTTCGGCAAAAACGGGTAAGGGAATAGATGAACTACTTGAAAAAATACTACTTGAAGCTGAATTATTGGATTTGAAAGCAAATGCGAATACTTTAGCAAGAGGGACAGTAATTGAAGCAAAACTTGATAGAAGACATGGTCCAGTAGCAACTATACTTATTCGTAAAGGTACTTTGCGAATAGGTGAGCCTTTTGTATGTGGTGCAACTTCAGGTAAGGTGAGACTCTTACTCGATGAGAGGGGAAATAGAAAAACAGATGCAAAACCATCAGATCCCGTTCAGGTAGTCGGATTTGATAGCCTGCCTCAGGCTGCGGACATTTTCGCTGTTGTAAATGATGAAAAAGAAGCAAGAAGAATAGCTTTTGAAAGACAGAGAGTTCTCAGAGAGCAGCAGCTGCGTAAGGCAACTGAATTAACCCTTGATAAACTTTCGCAGAAGATAGCTGAAGGAGAAGTAAAGCAATTGCCAGTTATAGTAAAGGCAGATGTGGATGGATCTCTTGAAGCTGTATGTCAGTCTCTACAGGATCTTGGCAATGAGGAGGTTAGTGTGAATATTATTCATAGAGCTGTAGGTCAAGTTTCAGATAATGATATCCTTCTGGCAAAGGCATCCCAGGCTATTATAATCACATTTAATTTAAGTCCAACAGCAAGAATAAGGGACCTCGCGAAACGTGAAAATGTTGAAATCCGCTCTTATAATGTTATATATGAAATGATAGATGATGTAAAAGCTGCCCTTGGAGGAATGCTGAAGCCAGAGAAAGTGGAAGAGTCCCTTGGCGTAGTGGAAGTGAGACAGATATTTAAAGTACCAAAAGTAGGTTTGGTGGCTGGATGCTATGTAACCAGTGGGAAAGTCGTTAGAAATGCTCATGCCAGAATTAAGAGAAACGGGGAAGTAATATTTGACGGTTTTATTGAATCTTTGAAACGATTCAAAGATGATGTAAGAGAAGTTCATGAAGGGTTTGAATGCGGTATATCTCTCGCTGGATTTGACGACTATAAAGAAGGTGATGAAATTGAAGTTTATGATGTTAAATCGGTGAAAAGAACTTTAGAATAG
- the msrA gene encoding peptide-methionine (S)-S-oxide reductase MsrA, with amino-acid sequence MNSNLVCNSDYDPVYICKNCQSFLFRFQDLEEIKSSKLEFYDREINIFSDGDLIQCDKCGTEVGVKSGGIELYVNKITEVDNKIFSEYFQEAIFAAGCFWGVEYHYKRLKGVIYTTVGYTGGEKSYPTYEEVKKGNTGHKEAVHILFDPEIITYEELIKVFFEIHDFTQMDGQGTDIGSQYLSYIFYIDQIQRKTAELYIKILREMGYKVATRLEKATRFWKAEDYHQDYYDIRNEKPYCHIRRKIF; translated from the coding sequence ATGAATAGTAATTTAGTTTGCAATTCAGATTACGATCCAGTGTATATTTGTAAAAATTGTCAAAGTTTTTTATTCAGGTTTCAAGATCTGGAAGAGATAAAATCGAGCAAATTAGAATTTTATGATAGGGAAATTAATATTTTTTCAGATGGAGATTTGATACAATGTGATAAATGTGGTACAGAAGTAGGAGTAAAATCTGGTGGTATTGAGCTGTATGTTAACAAAATTACAGAAGTAGATAATAAAATATTCAGTGAATATTTTCAGGAGGCGATTTTCGCTGCTGGATGCTTCTGGGGTGTGGAATATCATTATAAAAGATTAAAAGGAGTGATTTATACTACCGTAGGATATACCGGGGGTGAAAAGTCATATCCCACCTATGAAGAAGTAAAAAAGGGGAATACAGGTCATAAGGAAGCTGTTCATATCTTGTTTGATCCAGAGATTATTACCTATGAAGAACTTATAAAGGTCTTTTTTGAAATCCACGATTTTACCCAAATGGATGGGCAGGGAACCGATATAGGCAGTCAATATCTATCATATATTTTTTACATTGATCAAATACAAAGGAAAACAGCGGAACTTTATATAAAAATTCTCAGGGAAATGGGATATAAAGTGGCTACAAGACTTGAAAAAGCGACAAGATTCTGGAAAGCAGAAGATTATCATCAGGATTATTATGACATAAGAAATGAAAAACCTTACTGCCATATAAGAAGGAAAATTTTTTAG
- the truB gene encoding tRNA pseudouridine(55) synthase TruB, with protein MNNTILNIYKPVGITSFDVVRIIRRATGIKKVGHGGTLDPFAEGVLLIMTGNKTKKMQEILMYNKVYEAILKLGQSTETGDPTGRIIGRCDIPEIEVNLLEEVQKKFTGKILQEPPIYSAKKINGIPAYKYARRGEKIKLETKEVNILDLSLRKISHDKISIYVECGSGTYIRKLGEDIARELGTCGYLVNLKRLRVGPYKIEDSIKIDRFLKLIEVDTKKRV; from the coding sequence ATGAATAACACAATATTGAATATATATAAACCAGTTGGTATCACATCTTTCGATGTTGTTAGAATTATACGCAGAGCTACTGGCATAAAGAAGGTAGGACATGGTGGTACGCTGGATCCCTTTGCCGAGGGTGTTCTCTTGATAATGACCGGAAATAAGACAAAGAAAATGCAGGAAATTCTAATGTATAATAAAGTTTATGAAGCTATTTTAAAATTAGGTCAATCCACCGAAACAGGTGATCCAACGGGAAGAATAATTGGTAGATGTGATATTCCAGAAATTGAGGTTAATTTGTTGGAGGAAGTACAGAAAAAATTTACTGGTAAGATTTTGCAAGAACCCCCAATTTATTCTGCAAAAAAAATTAATGGTATTCCAGCCTATAAATATGCTAGAAGGGGAGAAAAGATAAAGCTCGAAACTAAGGAAGTAAACATTTTAGATTTATCCCTACGGAAGATTAGTCATGATAAAATTAGTATATACGTTGAATGTGGATCTGGAACCTATATAAGAAAACTTGGTGAGGATATTGCTAGGGAGCTTGGTACATGTGGTTATCTCGTCAATCTAAAAAGGTTACGAGTGGGACCTTATAAAATAGAAGATTCAATAAAAATAGATAGATTTTTAAAATTAATAGAGGTTGATACTAAAAAGAGAGTTTAA
- a CDS encoding PD40 domain-containing protein, translated as MKSKIVLIVIYLILLFDILFPQNIDRLFRFPAIHEDKVVFSYGGDLYLVSSEGGIARKLTSHEGYEMFPRFSPDGKWVAFTAQYDGNTEVYLMPSEGGYPIRLTYTATLSRDDVSDRMGPNNIVMGWTNTDNKIVFRSRMHSWNPFLGKLYLVNINGDMPEELPLPRGGFCSFSPDDKKLAYNRVFREFRTWKRYRGGMADDIWVYDFETKKTINITNNEAQDIIPMWYESKIFFLSDRDENKRMNLYVYDLNTKETKQLTFFKDYDIKFPSIGKKAIVFEYGGYIYKYDINNNTYKKINIVVKDDMFIGRDKIINVKDYITGGDISPDGKRAVLCARGDIFTLPANEGIIRNVTRTPGVHDRNPVWSPDGKWIAFISDRTGEDEIYIIAQDGSLPPKQITKKAETYRYKILWSPDSKKLLWSDRMQRLRYVNITTGKIIDVDQSEYWEIRDYSWSPDSKWIVYSKLEENDMNKIYLFSIENGKKYELTDNWYNSYSPVFSDDGKYIAFISDRDFHPVYSWTEWNHAYFDMAKIYLVLLANDTENPFKPENDEVTIDESGKKKEKKEKRKKDEISVTIDTDGIKDRIVSLPIKASRYRNLSFANNKIYYIRKGTTDDKNKLFMFDLEKKEEKELGEINNYIISFDNKKMLIRKNNTYAIIDLPKSSISIDKPLNLNDMTVKLERRKEWLQIYNECWRQMREFFYAPNMHGVDWNSIRKRYLPLVDYVIHRAELTYIIGEMIGELNVGHTYVGGGDYPKPERIKTGLLGAKIVKDKKSGYFRIVKILKGANWNKELKSPLMEPGVKAKEGDFIIQIDGIRTDTVNNIYKLLVGKAGKQIKIKLNDIPSTSNARETIVIPIHDESKLYYYNWVQNNIEKVNKATGGKVGYIHIPDMGSEGLNEFVKYYYPQITKKGLIIDVRGNGGGNVSPMIIERLRREVAMITIARNTKPSVNPDGTVWGPMVCLCDEFSASDGDIFTYRFKKYKLGKVVGKRTWGGVVGIRSSLPLLDGGYLYKPEFSRYDIEGKRWIIEGYGVEPDIYVDNDPALEYEGIDQQLNKAIEVIMEELKTKEKTIPPPPPYPER; from the coding sequence ATGAAATCCAAAATTGTTTTGATAGTTATATACCTAATACTACTTTTTGATATTCTCTTTCCTCAAAATATTGACAGATTATTTAGATTTCCCGCAATTCACGAGGACAAGGTAGTATTTTCTTATGGGGGTGATTTGTATCTTGTATCATCCGAGGGCGGCATCGCTAGAAAATTAACCTCCCATGAAGGATACGAAATGTTCCCAAGATTTTCGCCGGATGGCAAATGGGTAGCATTTACAGCACAATACGATGGCAATACCGAAGTTTATTTAATGCCCTCCGAAGGGGGTTATCCTATAAGACTCACCTATACTGCTACCCTTTCCAGAGATGATGTCTCCGATAGAATGGGACCAAATAATATCGTGATGGGATGGACAAACACAGATAATAAAATTGTATTTAGATCAAGGATGCATTCATGGAATCCATTTCTCGGAAAACTATATCTTGTGAATATTAACGGTGACATGCCAGAGGAATTACCTCTACCACGTGGAGGGTTCTGTTCTTTTTCGCCTGATGACAAAAAACTAGCCTATAATAGGGTATTCAGAGAATTCAGAACATGGAAAAGATATCGTGGAGGTATGGCTGATGATATATGGGTTTATGATTTTGAAACCAAAAAAACAATCAATATAACAAATAACGAAGCACAGGACATCATCCCTATGTGGTATGAATCTAAAATATTCTTTTTATCCGATAGGGATGAAAATAAAAGGATGAATCTTTATGTATATGATTTAAATACTAAAGAGACAAAACAACTAACCTTTTTTAAAGATTACGATATCAAATTTCCATCGATAGGTAAAAAAGCAATAGTCTTTGAATATGGTGGATATATATATAAATATGACATAAACAATAATACTTATAAAAAAATAAACATAGTGGTAAAAGACGATATGTTTATCGGTCGTGATAAAATAATTAACGTAAAAGACTATATTACAGGTGGTGATATTTCGCCTGATGGGAAAAGGGCTGTGCTGTGTGCAAGGGGTGATATATTTACCCTACCGGCAAATGAGGGGATTATAAGAAATGTTACAAGAACACCTGGAGTTCACGATAGAAACCCTGTTTGGTCCCCAGATGGGAAATGGATAGCATTTATTTCAGATAGAACTGGTGAAGATGAAATATATATAATAGCTCAAGACGGCAGCTTACCACCAAAACAGATTACAAAAAAAGCAGAAACATACAGATATAAAATTCTATGGTCACCTGATTCAAAAAAACTCCTCTGGAGTGATAGAATGCAAAGACTCAGATATGTAAATATAACAACAGGAAAAATTATCGATGTGGATCAATCGGAATATTGGGAAATAAGGGATTACTCATGGTCACCGGATAGTAAATGGATTGTTTATTCAAAATTAGAAGAAAATGATATGAATAAAATATATCTATTCTCCATTGAAAATGGTAAAAAATATGAATTGACTGACAACTGGTATAATTCTTATTCCCCGGTTTTCAGTGATGATGGAAAATACATAGCTTTTATTTCTGATAGAGATTTCCATCCCGTATATAGTTGGACAGAATGGAATCATGCTTATTTCGATATGGCCAAAATATACCTCGTGCTTTTAGCCAATGATACTGAAAATCCATTCAAGCCTGAAAATGATGAAGTTACTATTGATGAAAGCGGTAAGAAAAAGGAAAAGAAAGAAAAAAGAAAAAAAGACGAAATATCTGTAACAATAGATACAGATGGGATAAAGGACCGAATTGTTTCCCTTCCCATAAAAGCATCACGCTATAGAAATCTATCTTTTGCCAACAATAAAATCTACTATATCCGCAAAGGAACAACTGACGATAAAAACAAACTATTTATGTTTGACCTTGAGAAAAAAGAAGAAAAGGAGCTTGGTGAAATAAATAATTACATAATTTCTTTTGACAATAAAAAAATGCTAATAAGAAAAAATAATACTTATGCTATTATCGACTTACCTAAATCCTCTATATCCATAGATAAACCATTAAATCTTAACGATATGACAGTAAAACTCGAGCGGAGAAAAGAATGGTTACAGATATACAATGAATGTTGGCGCCAGATGAGAGAATTTTTCTACGCCCCAAATATGCACGGTGTAGATTGGAATTCAATAAGAAAAAGATACTTACCCCTTGTTGACTATGTCATTCATAGAGCCGAACTCACATACATCATTGGAGAGATGATAGGCGAATTAAACGTAGGCCATACTTATGTTGGTGGAGGCGATTATCCAAAACCAGAAAGAATCAAAACGGGACTCCTTGGAGCAAAAATAGTAAAGGATAAAAAAAGTGGATATTTCAGGATAGTAAAAATACTCAAAGGAGCCAACTGGAATAAGGAGTTAAAATCTCCGCTTATGGAACCAGGTGTCAAGGCAAAAGAAGGCGACTTTATAATCCAAATCGATGGGATACGAACAGATACTGTAAACAATATTTATAAATTGCTTGTAGGTAAAGCTGGCAAACAGATAAAAATTAAACTCAATGATATACCTTCGACTTCAAATGCACGAGAGACAATAGTAATACCGATACATGACGAATCTAAATTATACTACTACAATTGGGTTCAAAATAATATAGAAAAAGTCAATAAAGCAACCGGTGGTAAAGTGGGATACATACATATCCCTGACATGGGATCAGAAGGACTTAATGAGTTTGTAAAATACTATTATCCGCAAATAACTAAAAAAGGATTGATTATTGATGTAAGAGGGAATGGAGGTGGTAATGTATCTCCAATGATAATTGAAAGACTAAGAAGGGAAGTGGCAATGATTACTATCGCACGAAATACAAAACCCTCTGTCAATCCCGACGGTACTGTTTGGGGACCCATGGTATGTCTTTGCGACGAATTCTCCGCATCAGATGGAGATATATTTACATACAGGTTTAAAAAATATAAACTTGGGAAAGTTGTGGGTAAAAGAACCTGGGGAGGCGTTGTAGGTATAAGATCGAGCTTGCCTCTACTCGATGGTGGTTACCTCTACAAACCAGAATTTTCAAGGTATGATATAGAGGGTAAAAGATGGATTATCGAAGGTTATGGTGTAGAACCAGATATATACGTTGACAATGATCCAGCCCTCGAATACGAAGGAATAGACCAACAGTTGAATAAAGCTATTGAAGTAATTATGGAAGAATTAAAGACAAAAGAGAAAACCATACCACCTCCGCCACCTTATCCAGAAAGATAA
- a CDS encoding DUF503 domain-containing protein, translated as MTIGYLQLDLYLPGVNSIKHKRSVVSSIKNRLRNKYNIAIAEMNANSHWSRVSLGITTLSDSYNIVNNILNDVERYIEANFEVSIINRNIEFL; from the coding sequence ATGACGATTGGATATTTGCAGCTTGATCTATATTTACCGGGAGTAAATTCTATAAAGCATAAGAGATCTGTAGTGAGTAGTATAAAAAATAGGTTGAGGAACAAATATAATATTGCCATAGCAGAAATGAATGCAAACAGTCACTGGAGTAGAGTAAGCCTTGGAATCACCACGCTAAGTGATAGTTATAATATTGTCAATAATATATTAAATGATGTTGAACGTTATATAGAAGCAAATTTTGAAGTTTCTATTATTAACAGAAACATAGAGTTTTTATAA
- the rbfA gene encoding 30S ribosome-binding factor RbfA: MSFSRVKRVSDELQKILSEIIVVDDPFDLGTMVTISKVELSKDFKQAKVYISIYDENSAKRDEVINKLREKAGKIRYELGRKVRLKYIPRLIFYEDETLQYVERIENIIKELKYSDNEDGNE; this comes from the coding sequence ATGTCATTTTCGAGGGTAAAAAGAGTTTCTGACGAATTACAGAAGATATTAAGTGAGATTATTGTTGTTGATGATCCATTTGATTTGGGTACGATGGTAACAATATCAAAGGTTGAACTATCCAAAGATTTTAAACAGGCAAAGGTGTATATCAGCATATATGACGAGAATTCTGCTAAAAGGGACGAAGTTATTAACAAGTTACGTGAAAAAGCAGGTAAGATAAGGTATGAACTCGGTAGAAAAGTGAGATTAAAATATATACCTAGGTTAATATTTTATGAAGATGAAACATTGCAATATGTTGAGCGGATTGAGAATATAATTAAGGAGCTAAAATATTCGGACAATGAAGATGGAAATGAATAA
- the nusA gene encoding transcription termination factor NusA has translation MIDKEVIEQLIREKNIDKNLLSEIIQKIFINLIERKYGDASNFDVIVNMDKGEIEIYHQKSIVDKVTDEVNEIDIKEAKKVEPDLDIGDTYIEIVNPESFGRRLINLAKQRLIQEIVKVEKHTIFEEYKKKIGQIVSGDIRQIKRDAVYIYIGKAELKLPREEQIPGERYRRGREIRVLIKDAVMGKAGPEIIASRSDPQFLIKLFENEVPEIADGTVEIVAVARHPGDRSKVVVKSNNKRVDAVGACVGIKGSRIQAIVRELNNEKIDIINYSTEPEVLITRALSPARPYVLEIDEEKKTALAVFEDEEIPVAIGKNGQNIKLASEVTGYNIDAIKRSEYELTTSEIIYLEDIENLSEHAWKLLYSVGIETADEFLDTPREELLKINGIGEKTLEKITAIIQEAVEKRKKELEEARKKAEEGVVSSEEATAMEEEAEKEKEFEFSEEEIKKYLDDYQKDSDNK, from the coding sequence TTGATAGATAAAGAAGTTATTGAACAGTTAATTAGGGAAAAAAATATAGATAAGAATTTACTATCTGAGATAATCCAGAAGATTTTTATAAATTTGATAGAACGGAAATATGGTGATGCTTCAAACTTTGATGTTATTGTTAACATGGATAAAGGCGAGATTGAAATATATCATCAAAAATCTATTGTGGATAAGGTTACTGATGAGGTAAATGAGATTGATATAAAGGAGGCCAAAAAAGTTGAGCCGGATCTGGATATAGGAGATACATATATTGAAATAGTTAATCCAGAAAGCTTTGGCAGGAGGCTTATAAATTTAGCAAAGCAGAGATTAATACAGGAAATAGTCAAAGTAGAAAAACATACTATTTTTGAAGAGTATAAGAAAAAGATAGGTCAAATCGTTTCCGGTGATATAAGGCAGATAAAGAGAGATGCGGTATATATCTATATTGGGAAAGCGGAGCTAAAGCTACCACGAGAGGAGCAAATACCTGGTGAGAGGTATAGACGAGGTCGTGAGATAAGGGTTTTAATTAAAGACGCAGTAATGGGGAAAGCAGGACCAGAAATAATAGCGTCAAGATCCGATCCACAGTTTTTAATAAAATTGTTTGAAAATGAAGTTCCTGAAATAGCCGATGGGACAGTGGAGATTGTTGCTGTAGCAAGGCATCCAGGTGATAGAAGTAAAGTTGTAGTAAAGTCAAATAATAAAAGAGTTGATGCTGTCGGAGCCTGCGTAGGTATAAAGGGTAGTCGAATTCAGGCTATAGTGCGAGAATTAAACAACGAAAAAATTGATATAATAAATTATAGTACCGAGCCGGAGGTTCTGATAACAAGAGCTTTATCCCCTGCGAGACCTTATGTATTGGAGATTGATGAGGAAAAGAAAACAGCCCTGGCAGTTTTTGAGGACGAAGAGATACCTGTTGCAATCGGTAAGAATGGTCAGAATATAAAACTGGCATCGGAAGTTACTGGATATAATATTGATGCGATTAAAAGGAGTGAATATGAGCTAACAACAAGTGAGATAATATATCTTGAAGATATTGAAAATCTGAGTGAACATGCATGGAAGCTTCTTTATAGTGTGGGTATTGAAACTGCGGATGAGTTTTTAGATACACCACGGGAAGAATTATTGAAAATAAATGGTATAGGCGAAAAAACGCTTGAAAAAATAACTGCTATTATTCAGGAAGCAGTTGAGAAAAGAAAGAAAGAATTAGAGGAAGCAAGAAAGAAAGCTGAAGAGGGTGTTGTTTCATCAGAAGAAGCCACCGCCATGGAGGAAGAGGCAGAAAAAGAAAAAGAATTCGAATTCAGTGAAGAAGAGATTAAGAAATATCTTGATGACTATCAGAAAGATAGTGATAATAAGTGA
- a CDS encoding tetratricopeptide repeat protein encodes MLRPKKKLTKKEIKKDPVLEVIAKAEVFLRSKGKCVTYALVGIFIVIMVIFLVIRSKHQANYEAKGELGLAELSIVREDYDDAIVKLNKLIDNYDGTKAGGIATLLLAQCYFYKSDFDNAYLFYKKFIDKYKFDKFLTACAYNGMGIVEESRGNYELAASYYKKATDISPYEFQRHEYLLNYADILIKLKQYDEAEKILSKLLEENLEKNNKDRAEVLLGKIKSAV; translated from the coding sequence ATGTTAAGACCAAAAAAGAAGCTAACAAAGAAAGAGATTAAGAAGGACCCTGTGCTTGAAGTTATCGCAAAGGCTGAGGTGTTTCTCAGATCTAAGGGTAAATGTGTTACATATGCTTTGGTTGGAATTTTCATTGTGATTATGGTTATATTCCTTGTGATAAGATCAAAGCATCAGGCAAATTACGAAGCAAAGGGTGAGCTAGGGCTTGCAGAGTTATCAATAGTACGTGAGGATTACGATGATGCTATTGTGAAATTAAATAAGTTAATTGACAATTACGATGGTACTAAAGCTGGTGGGATTGCTACTTTATTGCTTGCTCAATGTTATTTTTATAAATCTGATTTTGATAATGCGTATTTATTTTACAAAAAATTTATAGATAAATATAAATTTGATAAATTTTTAACTGCCTGTGCGTACAATGGAATGGGAATTGTCGAGGAGAGCAGAGGAAACTATGAATTAGCAGCCAGTTATTATAAGAAGGCAACTGATATATCACCTTATGAATTTCAGAGACACGAATATTTACTAAACTATGCAGATATTCTGATTAAATTGAAACAATATGATGAAGCTGAAAAAATATTATCGAAATTACTTGAAGAAAATCTTGAAAAGAATAACAAAGATAGGGCAGAAGTCTTACTTGGTAAAATCAAATCTGCCGTCTAA